The proteins below are encoded in one region of Leishmania major strain Friedlin complete genome, chromosome 7:
- a CDS encoding putative ATP-dependent DEAD/H RNA helicase: MSDYGDAQHNGGDSGARGEGGYGGGRDGGYDGGRNGGYGGGRDGGYGGGYGGGRGGDRYRSGGGYGGGRGYGGGYGGGRGGDRYHDRHGGLGSNLHRIDWDAVQKVATQWNFYKPQKPRSEEEIATWLRENSITIYGDRVPQPMLEFSDLVAPDAIHQAFMDAGFQKPTPIQSVSWPVLLNSRDIVGVAKTGSGKTMAFMIPAALHIMAQPPLQPGDGPIALVLAPTRELAVQIETETRKALTRVPSIMTTCVYGGTPKGPQQRALRAGVHVCIATPGRLIDLLETNCTNLLRVTYLTLDEADRMLDMGFEDQIRKICSQIRTDRQTLMFSATWPREIRNLAASFQKDFVRVHIGSEELVANADVHQHVFVVEGYHKEEKMEEILRQVGPQRVLVFVKTKKSCDILQDRLGRALRQTVLAIHGDKLQSSRDYVLDRFRKDERAILVATDVAARGLDIKDLDVVVNYDMPLNIEDYVHRIGRTGRAGKTGDAYSFVSSADNSKTIRDLIDLLLRAKQEVSPELYAVCQYARSDGGRGGRGYGGGGYRGGRGYGGGGYRGGRGYGGGGYRGGRGYGGPGGVPGGPPRSESFTPY; the protein is encoded by the exons ATGTCGGACTACGGTGACGCTCAGcacaacggcggcgacagcggtgcccgcggcgagggcggctaCGGCGGTGGCCGTGACGGCGGCTACGATGGCGGTCGTAACGGCGGCTATGGCGGTGGTCGTGACGGTGGCTACGGTGGCGGCTatggcggcggtcgcggcgggGATCGctaccgcagcggcggcggctacggtggtggtcgtggctACGGTGGCggctacggcggcggccgcggcggagatCGCTACCATgaccgccacggcggcctGGGTTCCAACCTGCACCGGATCGACTGGGACGCCGTGCAGAAGGTGGCGACGCAATGGAACTTTTACAAGCCTCAGAAGCcgcgcagcgaggaggagattGCGACGTGGCTTCGCGAGAACAGCATCACCATCTACGGCGACCGCGTGCCGCAGCCGATGCTCGAATTTTCCGACCTGGTCGCCCCAGATGCCATTCATCAGGCTTTCATGGACGCCGGATTCCAGAAGCCGACCCCGATTCAGTCCGTCTCCTGGCCGGTCCTGTTGAACTCGCGTGACATTGTCGGCGTGGCCAAGACGGGCTCTGGCAAGACGATGGCCTTCATGATTCCCGCGGCCCTGCACATTATGGCGCagcctccgctgcagcctGGCGACGGTCCTATcgccctcgtcctcgccccGACCCGCGAGCTGGCGGTGCAGATcgagacagagacacgcaaGGCTTTGACGCGCGTGCCGAGCATTATGACGACGTGCGTGTATGGTGGCACTCCGAaggggccgcagcagcgcgccctGCGCGCCGGTGTGCACGTCTGCATTGCAACGCCAGGTCGCCTGATTGACCTGCTGGAGACGAACTGCACGAATCTGCTGCGTGTCACCTACCTCACCCTCGACGAGGCGGATCGCATGCTTGATATGGGTTTCGAAGACCAAATCCGCAAGATCTGCTCTCAGATTCGCACAGACCGCCAGACGCTCATGTTCTCGGCGACGTGGCCGCGCGAGATCCGAAACCTCGCCGCCAGCTTCCAGAAGGACTTTGTACGTGTCCACATCGGCTCCGAGGAGCTGGTGGCCAACGCTGATGTCCACCAGCACGTCTTCGTCGTTGAGGGATATCACAAGGAGGAGAAGATGGAGGAGATTCTTCGCCAGGTCGGACCGCAGCGCGTACTCGTCTTTGTGAAGACAAAGAAGTCGTGCGACATTTTGCAGGACCGCCTTggccgcgcgctgcggcagacgGTGCTCGCTATTCACGGTGACAAGCTGCAGTCCAGCCGCGACTACGTGCTGGACCGCTTCCGAAAAGACGAGCGCGCGATCCTCGTCGCCACCGACGTGGCAGCGCGCGGTCTCGATATCAAGGACTTGGACGTGGTGGTGAACTACGATATGCCACTGAACATCGAAGATTATGTGCATCGTATTG GTCGTACGGGTCGTGCCGGTAAGACCGGCGACGCCTATTCCTTTGTTTCATCGGCTGATAACAGCAAGACCATTCGTGACCTGATcgacctgctgctgcgcgcgaagCAGGAGGTCTCGCCGGAGCTCTACGCCGTCTGCCAGTACGCgcgcagcgatggcggccgcggcggacgtgggtacggcggtggtggctaccgtggcggccgtgggtacggcggtggtggctaccgtggcggccgtggttacggtggtggtggctaCCGCGGTGGTCGCGGCTACGGCGGGCCCGGTGGTGTCCCTGGTGGTCCCCCGCGCAGCGAGAGCTTCACACCGTACtag